In the Hordeum vulgare subsp. vulgare chromosome 7H, MorexV3_pseudomolecules_assembly, whole genome shotgun sequence genome, one interval contains:
- the LOC123411005 gene encoding ACT domain-containing protein ACR8-like produces the protein MEWLNEYEKLVIGMDTPKVVIDNAVCPTATLVQVDSARKRGVLLEAVQVLADLDLSINKAYISSDGRWFMDVFHVTDRLGRKLTDDSVITYIQQSLGTWNGPSQPASLEGLTVLELTGTDRTGLISEVFAVLADMSCSVVDARAWSHRGRLACLVYLRDEDVAAAGVERIEARLAPLLRGDSEASGGAVAAVPAGSIAHADRRLHQLMFASRDHEHAFPTPWVSVESWAERGYSVVTVQCPDRPKLLYDVVCTLTDMDYLVFHGTIDTNAGQARQEFYIRHADGSPISSEAEMQRVSQCLQDAIERRSFEGVRLELCTPDRPGLLSDVTRTFRENGLLVAQAEVSTKGDMASNVFYVTGTTAGQAVQQNAIEAVREKVGVDCLVVEEHRPRLYQKARGQDDRDDRNGAGIGLLYLGNLVMRNLYNLGLIKSCS, from the exons ATGGAGTGGCTCAACGAGTACGAGAAGCTGGTGATCGGGATGGACACCCCCAAGGTGGTCATTGACAATGCCGTCTGCCCCACGGCCACGCTCGTCCAG GTCGACAGCGCGAGGAAGCGAGGCGTCCTGCTCGAGGCGGTCCAGGTGCTCGCGGACCTCGACCTGTCTATCAACAAGGCCTACATCTCCTCCGACGGCAGGTGGTTCATGGATGTCTTCCATGTCACCGACCGCCTCGGCCGCAAGCTCACCGACGACAGCGTCATCACCTACATCCAGCAG TCTCtggggacctggaacgggccgtcGCAGCCGGCGTCGCTTGAGGGGCTAACGGTGCTTGAGCTCACGGGCACCGACCGCACGGGGCTCATCTCCGAGGTGTTCGCCGTCCTGGCCGACATGAGCTGCAGCGTCGTCGATGCCAGGGCGTGGTCGCACCGTGGCCGCCTCGCCTGCCTTGTCTACCTGCGGGACGAGGATGTGGCCGCCGCCGGTGTGGAGCGCATCGAGGCCCGCCTCGCCCCCCTGCTTCGCGGAGACTCGGAGGCCAGCGGCGGCGCTGTGGCCGCCGTCCCCGCCGGCTCCATCGCGCACGCCGACCGGCGCCTCCACCAGCTCATGTTCGCCAGCCGCGACCACGAGCACGCGTTCCCAACGCCCTGGGTGTCTGTGGAGAGCTGGGCCGAGCGCGGGTACTCGGTGGTCACCGTCCAGTGCCCGGACCGCCCGAAGCTGCTGTACGACGTCGTGTGCACGCTCACCGACATGGACTACCTCGTCTTCCACGGGACCATCGACACCAACGCCGGCCAAGCGCGGCAGGAGTTTTACATCCGTCACGCCGACGGGAGCCCCATAAGCTCCGAGGCCGAGATGCAGAGAGTGAGTCAATGCCTGCAAGACGCCATAGAACGGAGATCATTCGAG GGAGTGAGGCTGGAGCTGTGCACGCCAGACCGGCCGGGGCTGCTGTCGGACGTCACCCGGACGTTCCGGGAGAATGGATTGCTGGTGGCGCAGGCCGAGGTGTCAACCAAGGGCGACATGGCCAGCAATGTGTTctatgtcaccggcaccacagccGGCCAGGCCGTCCAGCAAAACGCCATTGAAGCCGTGAGGGAGAAGGTCGGCGTGGACTGCCTTGTCGTCGAGGAGCACCGGCCGCGGCTCTACCAGAAGGCTCGTGGGCAGGATGACCGGGACGACCGCAACGGCGCCGGCATTGGGCTGCTCTACCTCGGCAACCTTGTGATGAGGAACCTCTACAACCTGGGCCTGATCAAATCTTGCTCATGA